The sequence below is a genomic window from Acaryochloris thomasi RCC1774.
CACGAAGAAGCCCATCCAAGCTGAAAACGGAATCGCGATCAAAATGGTCAGCCAAACAATGTGGCTCAGGAACCAAGTGCCAAAGATAACGGAGAACCCCGTCAGCAGAATTGACCAGGGCTGGCACCACCAGGGTTTATGCTCCCAAGGCTTATAATCTGAGGCTTCACTCATCGGCGTAGGCATCCATTGAAGGACAGCTGCAGACTAAGTTGCGATCGCCAAACGCATTATCAACCCGACCCACCGCAGGCCAGAACTTCGCGT
It includes:
- a CDS encoding DUF6737 family protein, which translates into the protein MSEASDYKPWEHKPWWCQPWSILLTGFSVIFGTWFLSHIVWLTILIAIPFSAWMGFFVLLWPSMMRQYMAENSAREIGGTEV